A single region of the Drosophila miranda strain MSH22 chromosome 2, D.miranda_PacBio2.1, whole genome shotgun sequence genome encodes:
- the LOC108155571 gene encoding glycine receptor subunit alpha-4 isoform X1, with the protein MQKISNQLRKYKCLIAVAIILHIVEKSILLCNCVHGFRNNTESAELVSHYESSLSLPDILPIPSKTYDKNRAPKLLGQPTVVYFHVTVLSLDSINEESMTYVTDIFLAQSWRDPRLRLPENMSEQYRILDVDWLHSIWRPDCFFKNAKKVTFHEMSIPNHYLWLYHDKTLLYMSKLTLVLSCAMKFESYPHDTQICSMMIESLSHTVEDLVFIWNMTDPLVVNAEIELPQLDISNNYTTDCTIEYSTGNFTCLAIVFNLRRRLGYHLFHTYIPSALIVVMSWISFWIKPEAIPARVTLGVTSLLTLATQNTQSQQSLPPVSYVKAIDVWMSSCSVFVFLSLMEFAVVNNFMGPVATKAMKGYSDENITDMDDLKVSCCYTTVDIQWVLANALQHHHRESIIEPQYDTFCHGHATAIYIDKFSRFFFPFSFFILNIVYWTTFL; encoded by the exons ATGCAAAAAATTAGTAATCAATTGAGAAAATACAAATGCCTGATTGCAGTCGCAATCATTCTGCATATAGTCGAGAAATCGATTTTGCTGTGCAATTGTGTTCATGGTTTCAG AAACAATACGGAGAGCGCCGAGCTGGTTTCCCATTACGAATCGAGTCTATCGCTGCCCGACATATTGCCAATACCTTCGAAAACATACGATAAGAATCGTGCCCCCAAGCTTTTGGGTCAGCCAACAGTCGTTTACTTCCATGTAACCGTACTCTCCCTAGATTCAATTAATGAGGAATCCATG ACCTACGTGACGGACATATTTCTTGCACAAAGCTGGCGCGATCCTCGACTAAGATTACCCGAGAACATGAGCGAACAGTATCGTATCCTGGATGTGGATTGGCTGCACAGTATTTGGCGTCCCGATTGCTTTTTTAAGAATGCGAAAAAGGTCACTTTCCACGAGATGAGCATACCGAATCACTATCTTTGGTTATATCATGACAAAACGCTGCTCTACATGTCGAAGCTAACGCTGGTTCTGTCCTGTGCCATGAAATTCGAATCCTATCCGCATGACACACAAATCTGTTCCATGATGATTGAGAGTT TATCCCATACAGTGGAGGACTTGGTCTTTATTTGGAATATGACCGACCCACTTGTGGTCAATGCGGAGATAGAGCTGCCACAATTGGACATTTCCAACAACTATACGACGGATTGCACTATAGAATACTCAACCG GCAACTTCACCTGCCTAGCCATTGTGTTCAATTTGAGACGACGTTTGGGCTACCATTTATTTCATACATATATTCCGTCTGCTTTAATTGTGGTCATGTCGTGGATATCCTTTTGGATTAAACCGGAAGCCATACCGGCTCGAGTCACCCTCGGCGTAACATCCTTGCTCACACTGGCCACTCAGAACACCCAGTCCCAACAGTCGCTGCCGCCCGTGTCGTATGTCAAGGCGATAGACGTCTGGATGTCATCGTGCTCAGTGTTTGTCTTTCTATCCCTGATGGAGTTCGCTGTTGTGAACAACTTCATGGGCCCCGTGGCCACCAAGGCCATGAAAGGCTATTCGGATGAGAATATAACTGATATGGACGATCTAAAGGTGAGTTGTTGTTATACTACGGTAGATATACAATGGGTTCTAGCTAATGCTTTACAGCATCACCATCGTGAATCGATCATTGAGCCTCAATACGACACTTTCTGCCATGGCCATGCTACAGCCATTTATATAGATAAATTCTCGCGCTTTTTCTTCCCATTCTCGTTCTTCATACTCAACATTGTCTACTGGACAACGTTCCTTTGA
- the LOC108155571 gene encoding glycine receptor subunit alpha-4 isoform X2, with translation MQKISNQLRKYKCLIAVAIILHIVEKSILLCNCVHGFRNNTESAELVSHYESSLSLPDILPIPSKTYDKNRAPKLLGQPTVVYFHVTVLSLDSINEESMTYVTDIFLAQSWRDPRLRLPENMSEQYRILDVDWLHSIWRPDCFFKNAKKVTFHEMSIPNHYLWLYHDKTLLYMSKLTLVLSCAMKFESYPHDTQICSMMIESLSHTVEDLVFIWNMTDPLVVNAEIELPQLDISNNYTTDCTIEYSTGNFTCLAIVFNLRRRLGYHLFHTYIPSALIVVMSWISFWIKPEAIPARVTLGVTSLLTLATQNTQSQQSLPPVSYVKAIDVWMSSCSVFVFLSLMEFAVVNNFMGPVATKAMKGYSDENITDMDDLKHHHRESIIEPQYDTFCHGHATAIYIDKFSRFFFPFSFFILNIVYWTTFL, from the exons ATGCAAAAAATTAGTAATCAATTGAGAAAATACAAATGCCTGATTGCAGTCGCAATCATTCTGCATATAGTCGAGAAATCGATTTTGCTGTGCAATTGTGTTCATGGTTTCAG AAACAATACGGAGAGCGCCGAGCTGGTTTCCCATTACGAATCGAGTCTATCGCTGCCCGACATATTGCCAATACCTTCGAAAACATACGATAAGAATCGTGCCCCCAAGCTTTTGGGTCAGCCAACAGTCGTTTACTTCCATGTAACCGTACTCTCCCTAGATTCAATTAATGAGGAATCCATG ACCTACGTGACGGACATATTTCTTGCACAAAGCTGGCGCGATCCTCGACTAAGATTACCCGAGAACATGAGCGAACAGTATCGTATCCTGGATGTGGATTGGCTGCACAGTATTTGGCGTCCCGATTGCTTTTTTAAGAATGCGAAAAAGGTCACTTTCCACGAGATGAGCATACCGAATCACTATCTTTGGTTATATCATGACAAAACGCTGCTCTACATGTCGAAGCTAACGCTGGTTCTGTCCTGTGCCATGAAATTCGAATCCTATCCGCATGACACACAAATCTGTTCCATGATGATTGAGAGTT TATCCCATACAGTGGAGGACTTGGTCTTTATTTGGAATATGACCGACCCACTTGTGGTCAATGCGGAGATAGAGCTGCCACAATTGGACATTTCCAACAACTATACGACGGATTGCACTATAGAATACTCAACCG GCAACTTCACCTGCCTAGCCATTGTGTTCAATTTGAGACGACGTTTGGGCTACCATTTATTTCATACATATATTCCGTCTGCTTTAATTGTGGTCATGTCGTGGATATCCTTTTGGATTAAACCGGAAGCCATACCGGCTCGAGTCACCCTCGGCGTAACATCCTTGCTCACACTGGCCACTCAGAACACCCAGTCCCAACAGTCGCTGCCGCCCGTGTCGTATGTCAAGGCGATAGACGTCTGGATGTCATCGTGCTCAGTGTTTGTCTTTCTATCCCTGATGGAGTTCGCTGTTGTGAACAACTTCATGGGCCCCGTGGCCACCAAGGCCATGAAAGGCTATTCGGATGAGAATATAACTGATATGGACGATCTAAAG CATCACCATCGTGAATCGATCATTGAGCCTCAATACGACACTTTCTGCCATGGCCATGCTACAGCCATTTATATAGATAAATTCTCGCGCTTTTTCTTCCCATTCTCGTTCTTCATACTCAACATTGTCTACTGGACAACGTTCCTTTGA